A single genomic interval of Mustela nigripes isolate SB6536 chromosome 7, MUSNIG.SB6536, whole genome shotgun sequence harbors:
- the TSHZ2 gene encoding teashirt homolog 2 isoform X2 yields MPRRKQQAPKRAAGYAQEEQLKEEEEIKEEEEEEEDSRSVAQFQGSNDPGTDEELETGPEQKGCFSYQNSPGSHLSNQDAENESLLSDASDPVSDAKSVCGQDASDQKAGVHPKLPNESHNCMDKMTAVYANILSDSYWSGLGLGFKLSSGERRSCDTRNGSSKTDFDWHQDALSKSLQQNLPSRSVGKPSLFSSVQLYRQSSKMCGTVFTGASRFRCRQCSAAYDTLVELTVHMNETGHYQDDNRKKDKLRPASYSKPRKRAFQDMDKEDAQKVLKCMFCGDSFDSLQDLSVHMIKTKHYQKVPLKEPVPTISSKMVTPAKKRVFDVNRPCSPDSTTGSLADPFSSQKPTGLQLSSNNRYGYQNGASYTWQFEACKSQILKCMECGSSHDTLQQLTTHMMVTGHFLKVTSSASKKGKQLVLDPLAVEKMQSLSDAPSSDSLAPKPSGNSASEGAAPTPELKKEGKKEKPEESNKGEKGMKREEYDDPLQKPLDPTVKYQYLREEDLEDGSKGGGDILKSLENTVTTAINKAQNGAPSWSAYPSIHAAYQLSEGAKPALPLGSQVLQIRPNLPNKLRPIAPKWKVMPLVSVPTNLAPYTQVKKEPDDKEEAAKEGGKESPQEEASPFSHSDGDAFAKSETPSESKKAEPCLLKEEARLGEEGGEPEKRPTLEPTPSLSNGCTLPPRAPALPCINPLSALQSVLNNHLGKATEPLRSPSCSSPSSSTISMFHKSALSVMDKQGLSPAPTRPASVSRRYLFESNDQPIDLTKSKSKKAESSQAQSCTSPPQKHALSDIADMVKVLPKATTPKPAASSRGPPVKLEMDVRRFEDVSSEVSTLHKRKGRQSNWNPQHLLILQAQFASSLFQTSEGKYLLSDLGPQERMQISKFTGLSMTTISHWLANVKYQLRKTGGTKFLKNMDKGHPIFYCSDCASQFRTPSTYISHLESHLGFQMKDMTRVAVEQQSKAEPEISRVSSAQRSPETIAGEEDTDSKFK; encoded by the coding sequence GCTATGCCCAGGAGGAAcagctgaaggaagaggaggaaataaaagaagaggaggaggaagaggaggacagcCGTTCAGTAGCTCAGTTTCAGGGCAGCAATGACCCGGGGACAGACGAGGAGCTAGAAACGGGCCCAGAGCAGAAGGGCTGCTTCAGCTACCAGAACTCTCCCGGGAGCCACTTGTCCAACCAGGATGCGGAGAACGAGTCTCTGCTGAGCGATGCCAGCGATCCGGTGTCGGACGCCAAGAGCGTCTGCGGTCAGGATGCCTCGGACCAGAAAGCCGGCGTGCACCCCAAGCTGCCCAACGAAAGCCACAACTGCATGGATAAAATGACCGCCGTCTATGCCAACATCCTGTCGGATTCCTACTGGTCGGGCCTGGGCCTCGGCTTCAAGCTGTCCAGCGGCGAGCGGCGCAGTTGCGACACCCGCAATGGCAGCAGCAAGACGGATTTCGACTGGCACCAGGACGCGCTGTCCAAGAGCCTCCAGCAGAACTTGCCGTCCCGGTCGGTGGGGAAGCCCAGCCTGTTCAGCTCGGTGCAGCTGTACCGCCAGAGCAGCAAGATGTGCGGGACGGTGTTCACCGGGGCCAGCCGGTTCCGCTGCCGACAGTGCAGCGCGGCCTACGACACCCTGGTCGAGCTCACCGTGCACATGAACGAGACGGGCCACTACCAGGATGACAACCGCAAGAAGGACAAGCTGCGCCCCGCCAGCTACTCGAAGCCCCGGAAGCGGGCTTTCCAGGATATGGACAAGGAGGACGCTCAGAAGGTTCTCAAGTGCATGTTTTGCGGCGACTCGTTCGATTCCCTCCAAGACCTGAGCGTCcacatgataaaaacaaaacattaccaAAAAGTGCCTTTGAAGGAGCCAGTCCCAACCATTTCCTCGAAAATGGTCACTCCGGCCAAGAAGCGCGTCTTCGACGTCAACCGGCCGTGTTCCCCCGATTCGACCACGGGCTCGCTGGCGGACCCGTTCTCCTCCCAGAAGCCCACCGGCCTGCAGCTCTCCTCCAACAACCGCTATGGCTACCAGAACGGCGCCAGCTACACGTGGCAGTTCGAAGCCTGCAAGTCCCAGATCCTCAAGTGCATGGAGTGCGGGAGCTCGCACGACACCCTACAGCAGCTCACCACCCACATGATGGTCACCGGCCACTTCCTCAAGGTCACCAGCTCGGCCTCCAAGAAGGGCAAGCAGCTGGTGTTGGACCCCCTGGCCGTGGAGAAGATGCAGTCGCTGTCTGACGCCCCGAGCAGTGACTCGCTTGCTCCCAAGCCTTCGGGTAACTCCGCTTCCGAGGGGGCAGCCCCAAcccctgagctgaagaaagagggCAAGAAGGAGAAACCGGAGGAGAGCAATAAGGGTGAGAAGGGCATGAAACGGGAGGAGTACGACGATCCCCTGCAAAAGCCGTTAGACCCCACGGTGAAATATCAGTACCTAAGGGAGGAGGACCTGGAGGACGGCTCCAAGGGCGGAGGGGACATTCTGAAGTCACTGGAAAATACCGTCACCACAGCCATCAACAAGGCCCAGAACGGGGCTCCCAGCTGGAGCGCGTACCCCAGCATCCACGCAGCCTACCAGCTGTCCGAGGGCGCCAAGCCTGCTCTGCCCCTGGGATCCCAGGTCCTGCAGATCCGGCCTAACCTCCCCAACAAGCTGAGGCCCATTGCCCCCAAGTGGAAAGTGATGCCGCTGGTCTCCGTGCCCACCAACCTGGCCCCATACACCCAAGTGAAGAAGGAGCCGGACGACAAAGAGGAAGCCGCCAAGGAGGGCGGGAAAGAGAGCCCCCAGGAGGAGGCGTCGCCTTTCAGCCACAGCGATGGGGACGCTTTCGCCAAAAGCGAAACCCCGTCGGAATCCAAGAAGGCCGAGCCTTGCCTGCTGAAggaggaggccaggctgggggaggagggcggcGAGCCGGAGAAACGGCCGACCCTGGAGCCCACGCCCTCTCTCAGCAACGGGTGCACGCTCCCCCCGCGGGCGCCGGCCCTGCCGTGCATCAACCCGCTCAGCGCCCTGCAGTCCGTCCTCAACAACCACCTGGGCAAGGCCACGGAACCCCTGCGCTCCCCTTCCTGCTCCAGCCCAAGCTCAAGCACAATTTCGATGTTCCACAAGTCGGCTCTCAGCGTCATGGACAAGCAGGGCCTGAGTCCCGCCCCCACGCGGCCGGCCAGCGTGTCCAGGCGCTACCTGTTCGAGAGCAACGATCAGCCCATCGACCTGACCAAGTCCAAGAGCAAGAAAGCCGAGTCCTCGCAAGCACAATCCTGCACGTCCCCCCCTCAGAAGCACGCTCTGTCTGACATCGCCGACATGGTCAAGGTCCTCCCCAAGGCCACCACGCCCAAGCCCGCCGCTTCTTCACGCGGGCCCCCCGTGAAGCTGGAAATGGATGTCCGGCGCTTCGAGGACGTCTCCAGCGAGGTGTCGACGTTGCATAAGAGGAAAGGCCGGCAGTCCAACTGGAACCCTCAGCATCTCCTGATTCTGCAGGCGCAGTTCGCCTCCAGCCTCTTCCAGACGTCGGAGGGCAAGTACCTGCTCTCCGACCTGGGCCCTCAGGAGCGCATGCAGATCTCCAAGTTCACGGGGCTCTCCATGACCACCATCAGCCACTGGCTGGCCAACGTCAAGTACCAGCTGAGGAAAACGGGCGGGACGAAGTTTCTGAAAAACATGGACAAGGGACACCCTATCTTTTATTGCAGTGACTGTGCCTCCCAGTTCAGAACGCCTTCTACCTACATCAGTCACTTAGAGTCGCACCTGGGTTTCCAAATGAAGGACATGACCCGCGTGGCCGTGGAGCAGCAAAGCAAGGCGGAACCAGAGATCTCCCGCGTGTCGTCGGCTCAGAGGTCTCCGGAAACCATAGCTGGCGAAGAGGATACAGACTCTAAATTCAAGT
- the TSHZ2 gene encoding teashirt homolog 2 isoform X1, which yields MPRRKQQAPKRAAGYAQEEQLKEEEEIKEEEEEEEDSRSVAQFQGSNDPGTDEELETGPEQKGCFSYQNSPGSHLSNQDAENESLLSDASDPVSDAKSVCGQDASDQKAGVHPKLPNESHNCMDKMTAVYANILSDSYWSGLGLGFKLSSGERRSCDTRNGSSKTDFDWHQDALSKSLQQNLPSRSVGKPSLFSSVQLYRQSSKMCGTVFTGASRFRCRQCSAAYDTLVELTVHMNETGHYQDDNRKKDKLRPASYSKPRKRAFQDMDKEDAQKVLKCMFCGDSFDSLQDLSVHMIKTKHYQKVPLKEPVPTISSKMVTPAKKRVFDVNRPCSPDSTTGSLADPFSSQKPTGLQLSSNNRYGYQNGASYTWQFEACKSQILKCMECGSSHDTLQQLTTHMMVTGHFLKVTSSASKKGKQLVLDPLAVEKMQSLSDAPSSDSLAPKPSGNSASEGAAPTPELKKEGKKEKPEESNKGEKGMKREEYDDPLQKPLDPTVKYQYLREEDLEDGSKGGGDILKSLENTVTTAINKAQNGAPSWSAYPSIHAAYQLSEGAKPALPLGSQVLQIRPNLPNKLRPIAPKWKVMPLVSVPTNLAPYTQVKKEPDDKEEAAKEGGKESPQEEASPFSHSDGDAFAKSETPSESKKAEPCLLKEEARLGEEGGEPEKRPTLEPTPSLSNGCTLPPRAPALPCINPLSALQSVLNNHLGKATEPLRSPSCSSPSSSTISMFHKSALSVMDKQGLSPAPTRPASVSRRYLFESNDQPIDLTKSKSKKAESSQAQSCTSPPQKHALSDIADMVKVLPKATTPKPAASSRGPPVKLEMDVRRFEDVSSEVSTLHKRKGRQSNWNPQHLLILQAQFASSLFQTSEGKYLLSDLGPQERMQISKFTGLSMTTISHWLANVKYQLRKTGGTKFLKNMDKGHPIFYCSDCASQFRTPSTYISHLESHLGFQMKDMTRVAVEQQSKAEPEISRVSSAQRSPETIAGEEDTDSKFKCKLCCRTFVSKHAVKLHLSKTHSKSPEHHSQFVTDVDEE from the coding sequence GCTATGCCCAGGAGGAAcagctgaaggaagaggaggaaataaaagaagaggaggaggaagaggaggacagcCGTTCAGTAGCTCAGTTTCAGGGCAGCAATGACCCGGGGACAGACGAGGAGCTAGAAACGGGCCCAGAGCAGAAGGGCTGCTTCAGCTACCAGAACTCTCCCGGGAGCCACTTGTCCAACCAGGATGCGGAGAACGAGTCTCTGCTGAGCGATGCCAGCGATCCGGTGTCGGACGCCAAGAGCGTCTGCGGTCAGGATGCCTCGGACCAGAAAGCCGGCGTGCACCCCAAGCTGCCCAACGAAAGCCACAACTGCATGGATAAAATGACCGCCGTCTATGCCAACATCCTGTCGGATTCCTACTGGTCGGGCCTGGGCCTCGGCTTCAAGCTGTCCAGCGGCGAGCGGCGCAGTTGCGACACCCGCAATGGCAGCAGCAAGACGGATTTCGACTGGCACCAGGACGCGCTGTCCAAGAGCCTCCAGCAGAACTTGCCGTCCCGGTCGGTGGGGAAGCCCAGCCTGTTCAGCTCGGTGCAGCTGTACCGCCAGAGCAGCAAGATGTGCGGGACGGTGTTCACCGGGGCCAGCCGGTTCCGCTGCCGACAGTGCAGCGCGGCCTACGACACCCTGGTCGAGCTCACCGTGCACATGAACGAGACGGGCCACTACCAGGATGACAACCGCAAGAAGGACAAGCTGCGCCCCGCCAGCTACTCGAAGCCCCGGAAGCGGGCTTTCCAGGATATGGACAAGGAGGACGCTCAGAAGGTTCTCAAGTGCATGTTTTGCGGCGACTCGTTCGATTCCCTCCAAGACCTGAGCGTCcacatgataaaaacaaaacattaccaAAAAGTGCCTTTGAAGGAGCCAGTCCCAACCATTTCCTCGAAAATGGTCACTCCGGCCAAGAAGCGCGTCTTCGACGTCAACCGGCCGTGTTCCCCCGATTCGACCACGGGCTCGCTGGCGGACCCGTTCTCCTCCCAGAAGCCCACCGGCCTGCAGCTCTCCTCCAACAACCGCTATGGCTACCAGAACGGCGCCAGCTACACGTGGCAGTTCGAAGCCTGCAAGTCCCAGATCCTCAAGTGCATGGAGTGCGGGAGCTCGCACGACACCCTACAGCAGCTCACCACCCACATGATGGTCACCGGCCACTTCCTCAAGGTCACCAGCTCGGCCTCCAAGAAGGGCAAGCAGCTGGTGTTGGACCCCCTGGCCGTGGAGAAGATGCAGTCGCTGTCTGACGCCCCGAGCAGTGACTCGCTTGCTCCCAAGCCTTCGGGTAACTCCGCTTCCGAGGGGGCAGCCCCAAcccctgagctgaagaaagagggCAAGAAGGAGAAACCGGAGGAGAGCAATAAGGGTGAGAAGGGCATGAAACGGGAGGAGTACGACGATCCCCTGCAAAAGCCGTTAGACCCCACGGTGAAATATCAGTACCTAAGGGAGGAGGACCTGGAGGACGGCTCCAAGGGCGGAGGGGACATTCTGAAGTCACTGGAAAATACCGTCACCACAGCCATCAACAAGGCCCAGAACGGGGCTCCCAGCTGGAGCGCGTACCCCAGCATCCACGCAGCCTACCAGCTGTCCGAGGGCGCCAAGCCTGCTCTGCCCCTGGGATCCCAGGTCCTGCAGATCCGGCCTAACCTCCCCAACAAGCTGAGGCCCATTGCCCCCAAGTGGAAAGTGATGCCGCTGGTCTCCGTGCCCACCAACCTGGCCCCATACACCCAAGTGAAGAAGGAGCCGGACGACAAAGAGGAAGCCGCCAAGGAGGGCGGGAAAGAGAGCCCCCAGGAGGAGGCGTCGCCTTTCAGCCACAGCGATGGGGACGCTTTCGCCAAAAGCGAAACCCCGTCGGAATCCAAGAAGGCCGAGCCTTGCCTGCTGAAggaggaggccaggctgggggaggagggcggcGAGCCGGAGAAACGGCCGACCCTGGAGCCCACGCCCTCTCTCAGCAACGGGTGCACGCTCCCCCCGCGGGCGCCGGCCCTGCCGTGCATCAACCCGCTCAGCGCCCTGCAGTCCGTCCTCAACAACCACCTGGGCAAGGCCACGGAACCCCTGCGCTCCCCTTCCTGCTCCAGCCCAAGCTCAAGCACAATTTCGATGTTCCACAAGTCGGCTCTCAGCGTCATGGACAAGCAGGGCCTGAGTCCCGCCCCCACGCGGCCGGCCAGCGTGTCCAGGCGCTACCTGTTCGAGAGCAACGATCAGCCCATCGACCTGACCAAGTCCAAGAGCAAGAAAGCCGAGTCCTCGCAAGCACAATCCTGCACGTCCCCCCCTCAGAAGCACGCTCTGTCTGACATCGCCGACATGGTCAAGGTCCTCCCCAAGGCCACCACGCCCAAGCCCGCCGCTTCTTCACGCGGGCCCCCCGTGAAGCTGGAAATGGATGTCCGGCGCTTCGAGGACGTCTCCAGCGAGGTGTCGACGTTGCATAAGAGGAAAGGCCGGCAGTCCAACTGGAACCCTCAGCATCTCCTGATTCTGCAGGCGCAGTTCGCCTCCAGCCTCTTCCAGACGTCGGAGGGCAAGTACCTGCTCTCCGACCTGGGCCCTCAGGAGCGCATGCAGATCTCCAAGTTCACGGGGCTCTCCATGACCACCATCAGCCACTGGCTGGCCAACGTCAAGTACCAGCTGAGGAAAACGGGCGGGACGAAGTTTCTGAAAAACATGGACAAGGGACACCCTATCTTTTATTGCAGTGACTGTGCCTCCCAGTTCAGAACGCCTTCTACCTACATCAGTCACTTAGAGTCGCACCTGGGTTTCCAAATGAAGGACATGACCCGCGTGGCCGTGGAGCAGCAAAGCAAGGCGGAACCAGAGATCTCCCGCGTGTCGTCGGCTCAGAGGTCTCCGGAAACCATAGCTGGCGAAGAGGATACAGACTCTAAATTCAAGTGTAAGTTGTGCTGTCGGACATTTGTGAGCAAACACGCGGTAAAACTCCACCTAAGCAAAACGCACAGCAAGTCACCCGAGCACCATTCACAGTTTGTAACGGACGTGGATGAAGAGTAG